CACACAAAGCGGAGAAGTGACGATACCACCAGAACCCGAAAATGCAATCTTGGGGGATATCAATCGCGATGGCGTAGTGAACATCCAAGATTTGGTTATTGTGAGTGCACGTTTCGGTCAGAAGCGCAAAAGCAGTGCAGATGTCAACGAAGATGGGTTGGTCGATATCGTTGACCTTGTCCTCGTTGCCAATGCGGTTGGTGAAGCGGCAGCTGCACCACCCTTGAATCCACAGGCTTTGGAACTGCTCACCGCAGGTGATATCCAAGGTTGGCTTGCCCAAGCACGACAATTAACACTGACCGATCCCGCATACCTGCGCGGTCTCACCGTCCTGGAACAACTCCTAAAAGCGTTGACACCGAAAAAGACTGCACTCCTGCCTAATTATCCGAATCCATTCAATCCGGAAACGTGGATACCGTACCATTTGTCTAACGATGCCGACGTGCAGATTGAAATTTACAATATAAAAGGCGTGTTAGTGCGTCGGTTGGACTTCGGGCATCAGATGGCTGGCTACTACACAGATCGGACGAAAGCAGCGTATTGGGACGGTAAAAATGAGTTCGGTGAACCCGTCGCAAGTGGACTCTATTTCTACACGCTGACAGCAGGCGATTTTTCTGCGACACGCAAGATGTTGATACGGAAGTAACGCACATCTGAAAAATACGGAGGGTTGGAAGATAACACACTTTCATACTTCCAACTTTCATCAATAACCCGATTGTACGTTGCGATCGAAAACCGACGAAAAGGAGTTTTTATGAAAATGCTAATCGTAAATGGAAAGTCCCTTGTGCTTATTTTAACGATTGTGTTGATGGGGACCTTTGGAACGCAAAATAGTTACGGACAAACGATAACCGCCTCGACTCCAGAACCGTTGACAGAGGCAAACCTGCATGATAGCATCGTTACACTCATACTCAGTGGTGGACTTTATGAAAAAAGCATTTTTACCATCGAACGCGCCGTAAATGTATCTGGAATTCCTGGTGTGACGATTGGGACTCGGCAGGGGGGTGTTAAACGGTTCGGTATAAAGCGTGTCAGCGATACACAATTGACGGTTCAACTGCAATTCTTTGACAATATTGATACGGATATCCCTCTTGTCTTTACGGTGGAGGCAGGTGCAATCGTAGGATACAATGGAAACGCTCTCACCACGACACTACCTGTCATAGCCCTTGAGGAGTCGCTGGACGCATCTACGGAGGCACCCTTGACGGAAGCAACCCTGCACGAAAGCACTATCACACTTACACTCACCGGGCGGCGGTTTGCTGATGAATCGGATATCGGGCGTGCAGTGTCCGTCTCCGGCATTGACGGGGTCAGTATTGCGGTGCGTGGTTTTATCTTCACCCAGTGGGACGTGGATCGTGTAAGCGACACCGTGGCAACCGTTACACTGGCCTTCTCTGGCAACATAAACACCGATGCCACCCTCACACTCACCATCGGCGCAGATGCCATCATAAACTACGATAAAGACTTTACCTTTCAATTCCCTGTCACAGCTATAGAGGAGTCGCTGGACGCATCAACAACGTTTCCATTGACGGAGGCGACCCTTCATGAAAGTGTCGTTACGCTCACACTCAACGGTTATCGGTTTGCTGAATGGGGTATTGAGAACGCGTTGTCCATTTCCGGCATTGACGGTGTCACTGTCAGCGGTAGCTATTTTGGTGTGGATCGCATTAGTGACACACAAGTGACCGTTGGACTTCAATTCGACGGCACCGACTTTAACACCGATGCAGTGCTTACCTTCACCGTGGACGCACACGCAATAATAGGCTCTGATTATGGCTTGACTGCCCAAGTTCCTGTCACCGCGATACAGAAATCGAACGCTACTGTGAGCATTGCCCCTTCACCGGTCATCCCTCCTGCTGTCGAAGAACGGTTAACATTCAGTCTCAATATCGCAGGCGGGGAAAACGTCGCAGGCTATCAAGCAACTGTGTTGTTTGACGATTCTGCGCTTGAATATATAGAAAGTGCTAACGGAGATTATTTACCAGCGGACGCGTTCTTTGCGGCCCCAGTTGTCGATGACAATTGGATAGAAGGAACGTTCTTTGATGAAGAACGTTGGGAAGGAAGTGTGACAATTGCCGCAAACACGCTCGCAGGGGCAGCGAACGGTGACGGCGCACTCGCAACCCTCACATTCAAAGGCGTTGACTTTAAAGCCTCTCAGCTGACTTTATCCCAATTCTACCTTGTAGATACGGCAGGAAAACTTTGGGAAGCCCATACTGAAAATGCCGAGATAACTTTGCCCCCAGAACCTGCAGAGGCAATCTTGGGGGATATCAACCGCGATGGTGTGGTCAACATCCAGGATCTGATAATCGTTGGTGCTCGCTATGGTCAGAGAGGACAAAACGATGCCGATCTCAACGGAGATGGTCTCGTGGATATCGTTGATCTTGTGCTTGTGGCAAATGCATTCGAGGCGGATGCGGCTGCACCATCCTTGAATCCACAGATATTGGAACAACTCACCGCCGCGGATGTCAAGAATTGGCTAACGCAAGCACAGCATCTATCGCTTACCGATCCGGCACACTTGCGCGGTATTACTGTGCTGGAGCAACTACTGATGGCGTTAACACCCAAAGAGACAGCACTGCTTGCGAATTATCCAAATCCGTTCAACCCAGAAACGTGGATACCCTACCACTTGGCAAAGGACGCGGAGGTCACATTGCACATCTATGCTGTGAACGGCACATTGGTGCGGACATTG
The genomic region above belongs to Candidatus Poribacteria bacterium and contains:
- a CDS encoding T9SS type A sorting domain-containing protein; translated protein: MKMLIVNGKSLVLILTIVLMGTFGTQNSYGQTITASTPEPLTEANLHDSIVTLILSGGLYEKSIFTIERAVNVSGIPGVTIGTRQGGVKRFGIKRVSDTQLTVQLQFFDNIDTDIPLVFTVEAGAIVGYNGNALTTTLPVIALEESLDASTEAPLTEATLHESTITLTLTGRRFADESDIGRAVSVSGIDGVSIAVRGFIFTQWDVDRVSDTVATVTLAFSGNINTDATLTLTIGADAIINYDKDFTFQFPVTAIEESLDASTTFPLTEATLHESVVTLTLNGYRFAEWGIENALSISGIDGVTVSGSYFGVDRISDTQVTVGLQFDGTDFNTDAVLTFTVDAHAIIGSDYGLTAQVPVTAIQKSNATVSIAPSPVIPPAVEERLTFSLNIAGGENVAGYQATVLFDDSALEYIESANGDYLPADAFFAAPVVDDNWIEGTFFDEERWEGSVTIAANTLAGAANGDGALATLTFKGVDFKASQLTLSQFYLVDTAGKLWEAHTENAEITLPPEPAEAILGDINRDGVVNIQDLIIVGARYGQRGQNDADLNGDGLVDIVDLVLVANAFEADAAAPSLNPQILEQLTAADVKNWLTQAQHLSLTDPAHLRGITVLEQLLMALTPKETALLANYPNPFNPETWIPYHLAKDAEVTLHIYAVNGTLVRTLTLGHQPAGMYQNRSRAAYWDGKNEFGESVASGVYFYTFIAGDFTATRKMLIRK